Proteins from a single region of Lysinibacillus sp. JNUCC-52:
- the hisB gene encoding imidazoleglycerol-phosphate dehydratase HisB, translating to MTEQRRYAKVERTTNETQISVAIDLDGEGKADIQTGVGFMDHMLDLFIKHGLFNGSIQANGDTHIDDHHTTEDLGIVLGQAIREALGDKKGIKRYGNAFVPMDDALAQVVVDCSNRPHLEYRVPELKEKVGTFDTELVHEFLWKFALEARMNVHVIVPYGHNTHHIIEAIFKALARAIDAAVEIDPRVKGVPSTKGLLT from the coding sequence ATGACAGAACAAAGACGCTATGCAAAGGTAGAACGAACAACAAATGAAACGCAAATATCAGTAGCCATTGATTTAGATGGTGAGGGCAAAGCAGATATCCAAACAGGTGTTGGATTTATGGACCATATGTTGGATTTATTTATTAAACACGGTCTTTTTAATGGCTCAATACAAGCGAACGGTGATACGCACATTGACGATCACCATACGACGGAAGACCTTGGCATTGTGTTAGGACAAGCTATTCGTGAAGCACTCGGTGATAAGAAAGGCATTAAACGTTACGGTAATGCCTTTGTCCCAATGGATGACGCCCTTGCTCAAGTCGTAGTCGATTGCTCAAACCGTCCGCATTTAGAATATCGTGTGCCTGAGCTAAAAGAAAAGGTAGGCACTTTTGATACTGAATTAGTGCATGAGTTTTTATGGAAGTTCGCACTTGAAGCAAGAATGAATGTGCATGTTATTGTGCCATATGGTCATAACACGCACCATATAATTGAAGCTATTTTTAAGGCGTTAGCCCGTGCGATTGATGCGGCAGTGGAGATTGATCCTCGTGTTAAAGGTGTACCTTCAACGAAGGGGCTGTTAACGTGA
- the hisH gene encoding imidazole glycerol phosphate synthase subunit HisH: MKIGVIDYGMGNLFSVEQALKRLGCEVIVTADEHELDATDALLLPGVGAFPDAMKRLAETKLDNYLQKVKAENRPLLGICLGMQLLFEESTEVTLTKGLGFFKGSIQRFSGVQGNQSYRVPHMGWNELIVTNRPVWLKDEATAEHVYFVHSFYATNIDATELVAYADYYGIEVPGIVANGSITGMQFHPEKSGELGVYLLEQWLKGVAAC; the protein is encoded by the coding sequence GTGAAAATCGGTGTAATTGACTATGGGATGGGCAATTTATTTAGTGTCGAGCAAGCATTAAAACGCCTTGGCTGTGAGGTCATTGTAACGGCAGATGAACATGAGCTCGATGCAACGGATGCTCTTCTATTGCCAGGTGTAGGTGCTTTCCCTGACGCTATGAAGCGCTTAGCGGAAACAAAATTAGATAACTACCTACAAAAAGTAAAGGCAGAAAATCGACCTTTACTCGGTATTTGTTTAGGGATGCAGTTATTATTTGAGGAAAGTACAGAAGTCACATTAACGAAGGGGCTAGGCTTTTTCAAAGGGAGCATTCAGCGCTTTAGCGGTGTTCAAGGGAATCAATCCTATCGAGTACCTCATATGGGGTGGAATGAATTGATTGTAACAAATCGCCCTGTATGGCTTAAAGACGAAGCAACTGCCGAGCATGTATATTTTGTCCATTCATTTTATGCGACAAATATTGATGCAACAGAGCTTGTCGCTTATGCAGACTATTATGGCATTGAAGTGCCAGGCATCGTTGCAAACGGCTCGATTACAGGTATGCAATTCCATCCTGAAAAGTCAGGGGAGTTAGGCGTGTACTTATTAGAACAATGGTTAAAAGGGGTGGCGGCGTGCTAA
- a CDS encoding NUDIX domain-containing protein: MQRIANLIAVKDGQVLLLQKPRRGWYVAPGGKMESGESIYEAALREFQEETNVIPLNAHLKGVYTMIIKEDNVKVDEWMLYTFMAKDIEGVPFEETREGKLAWHPVGDLKHLPMAEGDRTNLLFAISQSGIQYGTFEYTKDFELLHEKIQISIEQ; encoded by the coding sequence ATGCAAAGAATTGCAAACTTAATTGCCGTAAAAGACGGCCAAGTATTATTACTTCAAAAGCCGAGACGAGGCTGGTATGTAGCACCTGGCGGAAAAATGGAAAGCGGTGAGTCGATTTATGAGGCTGCTTTACGTGAGTTTCAGGAAGAAACAAATGTCATCCCATTGAACGCGCATCTAAAAGGTGTATATACGATGATTATTAAGGAAGATAACGTTAAGGTGGATGAATGGATGCTATATACTTTTATGGCGAAAGATATTGAAGGCGTTCCATTCGAAGAAACAAGAGAAGGTAAGCTTGCATGGCACCCAGTTGGGGATTTAAAACATTTGCCGATGGCTGAAGGTGATCGAACGAATTTACTATTTGCGATTTCCCAATCAGGCATTCAATACGGCACATTTGAATACACGAAAGATTTTGAATTGCTTCATGAGAAAATACAAATATCAATAGAACAATAA
- the hisF gene encoding imidazole glycerol phosphate synthase subunit HisF, whose product MLTKRIIPCLDVKDGRVVKGVQFVSLRDAGDPVELATFYDEQGADELVFLDISASHEGRETMVDVVRQTAATLAIPFTVGGGIRSLEDMKRILRAGADKVSVNTSALERPALIKEGSDFFGAQCIVVAIDARYSEEDGTWMVYTHGGRNKTSWKVIEWAKEAVRLGAGEILLTSMNQDGEKSGFDLALTKAVRDSVTVPVIASGGAGNAEHFYEVLADDVDADAALAASIFHYKETSVAQVKQYLREKGVAVR is encoded by the coding sequence GTGCTAACAAAACGTATTATTCCATGTCTTGATGTCAAGGATGGGCGTGTTGTCAAAGGTGTACAGTTCGTTTCATTGCGCGATGCAGGAGATCCTGTAGAGCTTGCAACATTTTATGATGAGCAAGGGGCAGATGAGCTTGTCTTCCTGGACATATCTGCATCGCATGAAGGTCGTGAAACGATGGTCGATGTGGTGCGCCAAACAGCGGCGACATTAGCTATTCCATTTACCGTTGGTGGTGGTATTCGTTCGTTAGAGGATATGAAGCGTATTTTACGCGCTGGTGCAGATAAAGTGTCTGTTAATACATCTGCTTTAGAACGTCCAGCGCTAATTAAGGAAGGTTCTGACTTCTTCGGTGCGCAATGTATCGTTGTGGCAATCGATGCGCGCTACAGTGAAGAAGATGGCACATGGATGGTGTATACACACGGTGGCCGCAACAAAACATCTTGGAAAGTAATCGAATGGGCAAAAGAAGCTGTTCGCTTAGGTGCTGGTGAGATTTTATTAACAAGTATGAATCAGGACGGAGAAAAATCTGGCTTTGATTTAGCTTTGACAAAGGCGGTAAGAGATTCCGTGACAGTCCCAGTAATAGCAAGTGGTGGTGCAGGGAATGCCGAGCATTTTTACGAAGTATTAGCAGATGATGTCGATGCAGATGCAGCACTTGCAGCATCCATTTTTCATTACAAAGAAACGAGCGTAGCGCAAGTAAAACAATACTTACGTGAAAAAGGAGTGGCAGTTCGATGA
- the trxB gene encoding thioredoxin-disulfide reductase: MSEEKIYDVVIIGAGPAGMTAAVYTSRANLSTLMIERGIPGGQMANTEEVENYPGFDTILGPELSTKMFEHAKKFGAEYAYGDVSEIIDGEEYKIIKSGAKEYKTRSIILSTGAEYKKMGVPGEKELGGRGVSYCAVCDGAFFKQKNLVVVGGGDSAVEEGVYLTRFADKVTIVHRRDKLRAQKILQDRAFANDKIDFIWNATVKEINEANGKVGGVTLQSTVDGTESEFNADGVFIYIGMLPLTKPFEALGILNEAGYIVTNENMETKVPGIFAAGDVREKTLRQIVTATGDGSIAAQAAQHYVEELLEKINA, encoded by the coding sequence ATGTCAGAAGAAAAAATTTATGATGTTGTAATTATCGGAGCAGGACCTGCCGGCATGACTGCGGCTGTTTATACATCACGTGCCAACCTTTCAACGCTAATGATTGAACGCGGTATTCCAGGCGGACAAATGGCGAATACAGAAGAAGTAGAAAACTATCCAGGGTTTGATACAATTTTAGGGCCTGAACTGTCTACTAAAATGTTCGAGCATGCGAAAAAATTTGGTGCTGAGTATGCATACGGTGATGTTTCAGAAATCATCGATGGAGAAGAATATAAAATCATTAAATCTGGTGCAAAAGAATATAAAACACGATCAATTATCCTTTCTACAGGTGCAGAATATAAAAAAATGGGTGTACCAGGTGAAAAAGAGCTTGGTGGACGCGGTGTCAGCTATTGTGCAGTATGTGATGGTGCATTCTTTAAACAAAAAAATCTCGTTGTCGTAGGTGGTGGGGATTCAGCTGTTGAAGAAGGTGTTTATTTAACACGTTTTGCTGATAAAGTAACAATTGTTCACCGTCGTGATAAATTACGTGCTCAAAAAATTCTACAAGATCGTGCATTTGCCAACGATAAAATCGATTTCATTTGGAATGCAACAGTAAAAGAAATTAACGAAGCGAACGGTAAAGTAGGCGGCGTTACATTACAATCAACTGTGGATGGCACAGAATCAGAATTTAATGCTGATGGCGTATTTATCTATATTGGTATGCTTCCATTAACAAAACCTTTTGAAGCATTAGGTATTTTAAATGAAGCTGGTTATATTGTGACAAACGAAAATATGGAAACGAAAGTACCAGGTATTTTTGCTGCAGGAGATGTACGTGAAAAAACGCTTCGCCAAATCGTAACTGCGACTGGCGATGGTAGTATTGCAGCACAAGCAGCACAACATTATGTGGAAGAATTATTAGAAAAAATTAACGCATAA
- a CDS encoding tetratricopeptide repeat protein, producing MEKKRQKEKQTNVVSFIPTGDYYYKKSIQAMNSGQMDKAYKYLQRAVDLSPDDPMILLQLAIVELEGQGFEEAYDLLRRAYQLDPNEPEIIFYMAEVSGCVGIIQDAKRFAEQYLEMEPEGAYADEAAEILDFVAFEQDDYEELEGSGEDLYRQEQARRCMEKGDFPEAINILEQLVEDRPEFWSAYNNLALAYFYVGEAEQAKAILNTVLRENKGNLHALCNLTVIAYYEKNDEELNALLEVLVKIQPYAWDHRYKLGATLALIGQYEIAFKWLRSMQKRGYLGDPGFYFWLSHAAYFSGYDDISKSAWEQLLELDPEKEGFEPWRQHENTYELDALEHDRDFIVSKLESEYISDRLFGLFLLKGTAHKQEIIAHPKWIDVEQFDAFEKLFLAYALGHQFDEKNKVEASFLRAVRVSEILLEQYGKMTTLVAPMFQMWFVLCEQALSENYRFTNPAAIAGANDFLFRSSRMLKVTKKEIAEQYGISVSTLSKYIEEMLMFLPTS from the coding sequence TTGGAAAAGAAACGTCAAAAAGAGAAGCAAACGAATGTCGTATCGTTCATTCCAACAGGCGACTATTATTATAAAAAATCAATTCAAGCGATGAATAGCGGACAGATGGATAAAGCCTATAAATATTTACAGCGTGCTGTTGATTTAAGCCCAGATGACCCGATGATTTTATTGCAATTAGCGATTGTAGAATTAGAAGGTCAAGGCTTTGAAGAAGCCTATGATTTACTTCGTCGTGCCTATCAATTAGACCCAAATGAGCCAGAAATTATTTTTTATATGGCAGAGGTGTCTGGATGCGTCGGCATTATACAAGATGCCAAACGCTTTGCAGAGCAATACTTAGAGATGGAACCTGAGGGTGCTTATGCAGATGAAGCGGCTGAAATTTTGGACTTTGTAGCTTTTGAACAAGATGATTATGAAGAGCTTGAAGGTAGCGGCGAGGATTTATATCGTCAGGAACAAGCGCGTCGTTGTATGGAAAAGGGTGATTTTCCAGAGGCGATAAACATTTTAGAACAACTCGTAGAAGATAGACCAGAATTTTGGTCTGCATACAATAATTTAGCTTTAGCTTATTTCTATGTCGGTGAAGCAGAGCAAGCAAAAGCAATCCTAAACACAGTACTTCGTGAAAATAAAGGGAATTTACATGCGTTATGCAATTTAACGGTTATTGCGTATTATGAGAAAAATGATGAGGAATTAAATGCTCTTTTAGAAGTTTTAGTGAAAATCCAGCCTTATGCATGGGATCATCGCTATAAACTAGGTGCAACGCTTGCGCTTATTGGTCAATATGAAATAGCCTTTAAATGGCTACGAAGCATGCAAAAACGTGGCTATTTAGGTGATCCAGGATTTTACTTTTGGTTATCACATGCGGCGTATTTCTCGGGCTACGATGATATTTCAAAAAGCGCTTGGGAGCAGTTACTTGAGCTTGATCCAGAGAAAGAGGGCTTTGAACCTTGGCGTCAGCATGAAAATACATATGAACTTGACGCATTAGAACATGATCGTGACTTCATTGTATCTAAACTTGAAAGTGAGTATATAAGTGATCGCCTATTTGGTTTGTTTTTATTAAAAGGGACAGCGCATAAACAGGAAATCATTGCTCATCCTAAATGGATAGATGTTGAGCAATTTGATGCTTTTGAAAAGCTTTTTTTAGCTTACGCACTTGGCCATCAGTTTGATGAAAAAAATAAAGTAGAGGCAAGCTTTTTAAGAGCTGTCCGTGTATCAGAGATTTTATTAGAGCAATATGGGAAAATGACAACATTGGTTGCGCCAATGTTTCAAATGTGGTTTGTGCTATGTGAACAAGCGCTTAGTGAAAATTATCGCTTTACAAATCCAGCTGCCATTGCAGGTGCAAATGATTTCTTATTCCGCTCATCTCGCATGTTGAAGGTGACGAAGAAGGAAATTGCAGAGCAGTATGGTATATCTGTGTCTACATTATCTAAATATATTGAAGAAATGTTAATGTTTTTACCAACCAGTTAA
- the hisIE gene encoding bifunctional phosphoribosyl-AMP cyclohydrolase/phosphoribosyl-ATP diphosphatase HisIE — MMDNIKFDDKGLVTAVVQDANTKEVLTVAYMNKESLEKTLESGETWFYSRSREELWHKGATSGNVQKVVSIKADCDGDALVVEVLPAGPACHNGTTSCFTNVLLEKAKVGSVGIIPELVKVIEKREQEMPEGAYTTYLFDKGIDKICKKVGEEATEVVIGAKNRDAEEVKWEAADLIYHLLVLLQEQKVNVFDVLHVLEKRHEEK, encoded by the coding sequence ATGATGGATAACATTAAATTTGACGATAAAGGTCTTGTGACAGCAGTTGTGCAAGATGCCAATACAAAAGAAGTATTAACGGTAGCTTATATGAATAAAGAGTCATTAGAAAAAACATTGGAATCAGGCGAAACATGGTTTTACTCACGTTCTCGCGAAGAGCTATGGCATAAAGGCGCTACTAGTGGCAACGTACAAAAGGTAGTATCCATTAAAGCGGATTGTGATGGCGATGCATTAGTTGTAGAAGTACTTCCTGCTGGTCCCGCATGCCACAACGGCACGACTTCTTGCTTTACGAATGTACTCCTGGAAAAAGCGAAAGTTGGTTCAGTAGGCATTATCCCTGAACTAGTTAAAGTAATTGAAAAGCGTGAGCAAGAAATGCCAGAGGGTGCATACACTACATATTTATTCGATAAAGGCATCGATAAAATTTGTAAAAAAGTTGGGGAAGAAGCAACAGAGGTTGTCATCGGTGCAAAAAATCGTGATGCAGAAGAGGTAAAATGGGAAGCGGCAGATTTAATTTACCATCTATTAGTTTTACTACAAGAACAAAAAGTAAATGTTTTTGATGTATTGCATGTGTTGGAAAAACGTCACGAGGAGAAATAA